The following proteins come from a genomic window of Schistocerca gregaria isolate iqSchGreg1 chromosome X, iqSchGreg1.2, whole genome shotgun sequence:
- the LOC126299146 gene encoding uncharacterized protein LOC126299146 — MDLFSSLLSVFVFTAVLKEPTTNSENFTPVVRGYGLPDRKFENAASFSQESKTSLTVDNSVVSADMGQFTEQYAELDMSKKTTVIQTTNTQKSEEETVEHIQLYTTDTFVAGMGHPKQGSDEYNVTIEQAAQGTLTPQSEGNTTVGNDTSVLQIENIPLYATTTHLDFTTMMVILFGAALIAAFIWRMWSNYFRVPSIEYTIRYKMQYSNGEFLTVEYHDTVTV, encoded by the exons ATGGATCTTTTCTCTTCCTTGCTAAGTGTTTTTG TGTTTACAGCTGTACTTAAGGAACCTACCACAAATTCTGAGAATTTCACACCTGTAGTTCGTGGATATGGGCTGCCTGATCGAAAATTTGA GAATGCTGCCAGCTTCAGCCAAGAATCGAAAACATCACTGACAGTAGATAATTCAGTAGTATCTGCTGACATGGGCCAGTTCACTGAACAGTATGCTGAACTTGATATGTCCAAGAAGACTACTGTTATTCAGACTACAAACACACAGAAATCTGAAGAGGAAACTGTGGAGCATATCCAACTGTATACCACAGACACATTTGTTGCTGGAATGGGACACCCCAAACAAGGTTCTGATGAGTACAATGTGACAATAGAACAAGCAGCACAGGGCACACTTACCCCTCAATCAGAGGGCAATACAACAGTAGGGAATGACACATCAGTATTACAGATAGAAAACATTCCCTTGTATGCAACTACCACACATCTCGATTTCACCACAATGATGGTAATATTATTCGGTGCTGCTCTAATCGCAGCATTCATCTGGAGAATGTGGAGCAACTATTTTAGAGTCCCCTCTATTGAGTATACTATTAGATATAAAATGCAGTACAGTAATGGAGAATTCCTTACTGTCGAATATCATGATACAGTTACCGTTTAG